From one Salmo salar chromosome ssa09, Ssal_v3.1, whole genome shotgun sequence genomic stretch:
- the LOC106610816 gene encoding chloride intracellular channel protein 4, with translation MSLSVPQNGIKADNEPVIELFVKAGSDGESIGNCPFSQRLFMILWLKGVVFNVTTVDLKRKPADLQNLAPGTHPPFITFNGEVKTDVNRIEEFLEDVLSPPKFTKLGTRHPESNTVGMDIFAKFSAFIKNSKPDANEGLERGLLKTLQKLDEYLRSPLPDEIDHNSIEDIKISTRKFLDGDEMTLADCNLLPKLHIVKVVTKKYRGFDIPKDMTGIWQYLQNVYTREEFTNTCPSDKEIEIAYQDVAKRLVK, from the exons GCGGGAAGTGATGGCGAGAGCATTGGGAACTGTCCGTTCTCACAGAGACTCTTCATGATCCTGTGGCTAAAGGGAGTGGTCTTCAACGTCACCACAGTGGACCTGAAAAG GAAGCCTGCAGACCTCCAGAACCTGGCCCCAGGCACACACCCTCCTTTCATCACCTTCAATGGGGAGGTCAAGACCGACGTCAACAGGATCGAGGAGTTCCTAGAGGATGTCCTCAGCCCACCCAA gttcacCAAGCTTGGCACCAGACACCCTGAGTCCAACACAGTTGGGATGGACATCTTTGCCAAGTTCTCAGCCTTCATCAAGAACTCCAAACCAGATGCCAACGAGG GTCTGGAGCGTGGGCTGTTGAAGACCCTGCAGAAGCTGGACGAGTACCTGCGCTCCCCGCTGCCTGACGAGATCGACCACAACAGCATCGAGGACATCAAAATCTCCACTCGCAAGTTCCTGGACGGTGACGAGATGACACTGGCTGACTGCAACCTCCTGCCCAAGCTGCACATCGTCAAG GTGGTGACCAAGAAGTACAGAGGCTTTGACATTCCCAAGGACATGACGGGCATCTGGCAGTACCTGCAGAACGTCTATACGCGCGAGGAGTTCACCAACACCTGCCCCAGCGACAAAGAGATTGAGATCGCCTACCAAGACGTGGCCAAGAGGCTGGTCAAATAG